The Candidatus Jordarchaeales archaeon genome includes a window with the following:
- a CDS encoding molybdopterin-binding protein, with protein MRKLFYSLATLEEVFSKLDELKVAPPVIEVSVWEAVGRVLAEDFRAPINVPHFRRAARDGYAVVAKDTFSAGEEKPVTLKLVGEVKAGDEQAPRVSSGECVKVATGALMPEGADAVVMVEYTVERGGDVEVYRAVTPGENVVEEGGDIKKGTLIVERGRVLAPQDAGAIAATGVSKVRVYGRLKVAVASTGDELVAPGGELRVGKIYDVNSVTLVNAVKDSGGEPVYMGILRDDKDVLLKALKEALAACDVVVFSGGTSKGPGDTVPSALMELEDLDFIIHGLAIKPGKPTLVAACKGKPIFMLPGYPTSALLTYYVIVDPYIRKWSRLPPRKEVVVKAKAGVRIFSEEGKLEFKPVKVVLECGELRVYPVPTGSEAITTLSSTHGYLEIRASRSFIDKGEEVTVKLFRQTWEP; from the coding sequence ATGAGGAAACTGTTTTATTCTCTAGCTACGCTTGAGGAAGTCTTCTCGAAACTCGACGAGCTAAAGGTTGCTCCTCCTGTCATAGAGGTCAGTGTCTGGGAGGCTGTGGGGAGGGTTTTAGCCGAGGACTTTAGAGCTCCAATCAACGTACCCCACTTTAGGAGGGCGGCTAGGGATGGATACGCTGTTGTGGCGAAGGACACTTTTAGCGCTGGAGAAGAGAAGCCTGTAACATTGAAGCTTGTAGGCGAGGTTAAGGCTGGAGACGAGCAGGCTCCTCGAGTTAGCAGCGGGGAGTGCGTGAAGGTTGCTACCGGAGCCTTGATGCCCGAAGGGGCGGATGCCGTCGTCATGGTAGAATACACTGTTGAAAGAGGAGGGGACGTTGAGGTTTACAGGGCTGTGACACCTGGGGAGAACGTTGTGGAGGAGGGAGGAGACATAAAGAAGGGGACGCTTATAGTTGAGAGAGGGAGAGTTCTAGCTCCGCAGGATGCCGGTGCGATAGCTGCTACTGGGGTTAGCAAGGTACGGGTTTACGGGAGGCTGAAAGTCGCTGTTGCAAGCACGGGGGACGAACTAGTTGCTCCAGGAGGGGAGCTGAGGGTAGGAAAGATATATGATGTTAATTCGGTCACGCTGGTTAATGCTGTTAAGGATTCTGGTGGAGAGCCTGTCTACATGGGTATTTTGAGGGATGACAAAGACGTTCTTTTAAAAGCTTTAAAAGAAGCACTGGCGGCGTGCGATGTTGTTGTTTTTTCAGGTGGGACGTCAAAAGGACCTGGTGATACTGTTCCGTCCGCCTTAATGGAATTAGAGGACCTTGACTTCATAATTCATGGTCTGGCTATCAAGCCGGGAAAACCCACACTCGTAGCAGCTTGTAAGGGTAAGCCCATTTTTATGCTTCCCGGCTACCCCACCTCAGCCCTTCTAACATACTACGTCATAGTTGACCCGTACATTAGGAAGTGGTCTCGCCTGCCTCCGCGCAAAGAAGTCGTTGTTAAGGCGAAGGCAGGCGTTAGAATTTTTTCTGAAGAGGGGAAGCTTGAGTTCAAGCCTGTGAAAGTTGTATTAGAGTGCGGCGAGTTAAGGGTTTACCCTGTGCCAACCGGGTCGGAGGCTATAACCACTTTGTCTTCGACGCACGGTTACTTAGAGATAAGGGCGAGCAGAAGTTTCATAGATAAGGGAGAAGAAGTCACTGTAAAGTTGTTCAGACAGACTTGGGAGCCCTAA
- a CDS encoding molybdopterin molybdotransferase MoeA has product MSDVRMKGFYERKSLKEVLESVLPVLPRTRPEKIPTTSALGRIAYGDIRAKRDVPHFDRAAMDGYAVVAEDTFKCSQENPARLRLVGECVVGRRTDIEVRRGEAAQISTGAPMPRGANAVVMLEYASLDDGYVKVYKPVAPFQNVSRRGEDVKAGDVVVADGSAIRPQEIGLLLQCGVLEVSVASRPRVAIASTGSELVDADKEPDVGQVVASNEHMLAAMTKIYGGEPVYLGIVPDEREAIKAVVTKALSYDITVISGGTSVGKYDYVPEVVAEIGGKIVAHGLTIRPGGPTAVFLVGDKPVVCLPGFPVAAMVAFESVVVPLIRKMLGARVLDPRPVVDAVLARRVPSTIGRRDFLRVKLEEGEGGIVAVPLRTAGSGVLSSMTRADGVVEIPEDVEGLEEGEKVRVKLFPHVF; this is encoded by the coding sequence GTGTCGGACGTGAGAATGAAGGGGTTTTATGAGAGGAAGTCTTTGAAGGAAGTTTTAGAAAGCGTCCTTCCAGTTCTTCCAAGAACTCGTCCGGAAAAAATTCCGACTACTTCGGCTTTAGGTCGAATTGCTTATGGCGATATAAGAGCTAAGCGCGACGTGCCACACTTTGACAGGGCGGCGATGGACGGGTACGCTGTGGTCGCTGAAGATACATTCAAGTGCAGCCAGGAAAATCCGGCAAGGCTAAGACTGGTTGGCGAGTGTGTTGTTGGAAGAAGAACGGATATTGAGGTTAGGCGAGGGGAAGCCGCTCAAATATCCACGGGGGCCCCTATGCCTCGAGGAGCAAACGCTGTCGTAATGCTTGAATACGCGTCGTTGGATGATGGCTATGTTAAAGTTTACAAGCCTGTAGCTCCTTTTCAAAACGTATCACGTAGAGGTGAGGATGTAAAAGCTGGGGACGTCGTGGTTGCAGACGGCAGTGCTATACGCCCTCAGGAGATAGGTTTACTACTTCAATGCGGTGTTTTAGAGGTAAGCGTTGCGTCAAGGCCAAGGGTCGCCATAGCCTCAACGGGAAGCGAGCTCGTCGATGCGGACAAGGAGCCAGATGTTGGGCAAGTTGTGGCGTCAAATGAGCACATGTTAGCGGCTATGACTAAAATCTACGGCGGTGAACCCGTGTATCTTGGAATTGTGCCAGACGAGCGGGAAGCAATAAAAGCCGTCGTAACTAAGGCATTAAGCTACGACATAACGGTGATTTCGGGTGGGACATCTGTAGGAAAGTACGACTACGTCCCTGAAGTTGTCGCGGAAATTGGGGGAAAAATCGTAGCGCACGGGTTAACTATAAGGCCGGGAGGACCAACCGCGGTGTTCCTCGTGGGAGATAAACCAGTTGTCTGCCTTCCAGGATTCCCAGTAGCTGCCATGGTGGCTTTCGAGAGTGTAGTGGTCCCCCTAATTAGGAAAATGCTTGGTGCAAGAGTGCTTGACCCAAGACCTGTCGTCGACGCTGTCCTAGCCAGACGTGTACCCTCAACTATTGGTAGACGGGACTTTCTTAGAGTTAAACTTGAGGAGGGAGAGGGGGGGATTGTGGCTGTCCCGTTGAGAACTGCTGGTTCAGGAGTACTGAGCAGCATGACTAGGGCGGACGGTGTGGTCGAAATCCCCGAGGACGTTGAAGGGTTAGAGGAGGGAGAGAAGGTGAGGGTTAAACTGTTCCCTCACGTTTTCTAG
- a CDS encoding molybdenum cofactor biosynthesis protein B produces the protein MKVEPTHHKHRKGRVSLRFALIVVSDTRYREEREGKSSSDETTPLFKELVEKEGHKLFFREVVPDEAEKILDAVRRAAESGADVIVTSGGTGLSRRDVTLEALVQVFEKKIPGFGELLRLESYKEIGSAAMLTRAEAGIYRGIPVFCLPGSPHAVYVALTRLILPEIGHIVFHLKEGGGQSVGRENEGVL, from the coding sequence ATGAAGGTTGAACCAACTCATCACAAACACAGAAAGGGAAGGGTTTCGTTACGCTTCGCTCTCATAGTGGTGAGCGACACGCGGTATAGGGAGGAAAGGGAAGGAAAGAGTAGTAGTGACGAGACCACTCCCTTGTTTAAGGAGCTTGTTGAGAAGGAAGGGCACAAGCTCTTTTTCAGGGAGGTTGTCCCCGACGAGGCCGAAAAAATACTAGATGCGGTCAGAAGAGCCGCGGAAAGCGGAGCGGACGTTATTGTAACTTCTGGTGGCACCGGTCTTTCGAGAAGGGACGTAACACTGGAGGCACTTGTCCAAGTTTTTGAAAAGAAGATCCCAGGATTCGGAGAGCTTCTAAGGTTGGAGAGTTACAAGGAGATAGGCTCCGCCGCGATGCTCACACGAGCTGAAGCTGGGATATATAGGGGAATACCGGTTTTCTGTCTTCCAGGCTCCCCCCACGCGGTCTATGTTGCTCTGACCAGGCTCATCCTACCAGAGATAGGGCACATAGTCTTTCACTTAAAGGAAGGAGGGGGACAGAGTGTCGGACGTGAGAATGAAGGGGTTTTATGA
- the moaC gene encoding cyclic pyranopterin monophosphate synthase MoaC translates to MVDVGKKQDVLRLAEARGRIRLKPDTIRRILEGKIEKGDVVTVAQLAGILAAKKTPELIPLCHNISITSVDVNVEVGDFFVEVRAVVRSVGKTGVEMEALTAVSIALLTIWDMCKQYEKDERGQYPETVIEEIRVVSKVKEEENEG, encoded by the coding sequence ATGGTAGATGTAGGAAAAAAGCAGGACGTCTTGAGATTGGCTGAAGCGAGAGGAAGGATAAGGCTTAAACCTGACACCATCAGGAGGATACTGGAGGGAAAGATAGAGAAGGGAGATGTTGTGACTGTAGCTCAGCTAGCTGGTATCCTAGCGGCCAAGAAGACGCCGGAGCTTATACCTCTCTGCCATAATATCTCTATAACCAGCGTGGACGTGAATGTAGAGGTGGGCGATTTCTTCGTCGAGGTTAGGGCCGTAGTTAGGTCCGTTGGGAAGACAGGTGTCGAGATGGAGGCTTTAACAGCTGTTTCCATAGCTCTGCTCACAATTTGGGACATGTGTAAGCAATATGAAAAGGACGAACGTGGACAGTACCCTGAAACTGTGATAGAGGAAATTAGGGTGGTCAGCAAAGTCAAGGAGGAGGAAAATGAAGGTTGA
- the mobB gene encoding molybdopterin-guanine dinucleotide biosynthesis protein B — protein sequence MSFLFVFQFVSLSSHAGKTAVIVQLIRLFKDKGLRVGVIKHSHSYDLAFDLKSAEDAKDTVRFVEAGSDVTVAVTDNVMVAITHSAGLERALDTILGFADVVFVEGFRGEERYPRVVVAKELGDVAPLLTKNTIAITGGVTVSRYRELAALYPSIAIARSAEELASVLHSYIVEKFAKIVGGKNCGVCGYRSCEELVRELKLGKAKLSACPWAFPRVSVHLDGKPLPLNPFVQSIIEKTVRGMLSALKGVGKPSKIEIFISSPPE from the coding sequence GTGAGCTTCTTGTTTGTCTTCCAATTTGTAAGCCTGAGCAGCCACGCGGGAAAGACCGCTGTAATAGTGCAGCTGATAAGGCTTTTCAAGGATAAAGGTTTGAGGGTCGGTGTTATCAAACACAGCCACAGCTACGACCTTGCCTTCGACTTGAAGAGCGCTGAGGATGCCAAAGACACCGTGAGGTTCGTTGAGGCTGGCTCAGATGTAACCGTGGCGGTAACCGACAACGTAATGGTGGCGATCACGCATTCCGCAGGCCTTGAAAGAGCACTTGACACCATCCTAGGATTTGCAGACGTGGTTTTCGTGGAGGGGTTTAGGGGGGAAGAGCGTTACCCCCGGGTGGTTGTAGCGAAAGAGCTTGGCGACGTAGCCCCCCTCCTAACCAAGAACACCATAGCCATTACTGGAGGAGTAACAGTGTCACGTTACAGGGAGCTCGCAGCTCTATACCCCTCCATAGCAATAGCTAGAAGTGCTGAGGAGCTAGCTAGCGTGCTCCACTCTTATATCGTTGAGAAATTTGCAAAAATAGTTGGAGGGAAGAATTGTGGAGTTTGCGGCTACCGTAGCTGCGAGGAACTAGTAAGAGAACTAAAGCTCGGAAAAGCTAAACTGTCGGCGTGCCCTTGGGCATTTCCTAGAGTATCCGTACATTTGGACGGTAAGCCTTTACCGTTAAACCCGTTTGTTCAATCTATTATAGAGAAAACCGTAAGAGGGATGTTAAGCGCCCTTAAGGGGGTCGGGAAGCCGAGCAAAATAGAGATTTTCATAAGTTCTCCCCCCGAGTGA
- the truA gene encoding tRNA pseudouridine(38-40) synthase TruA yields MRYAVKLAYIGTNYFGFQRQPSKVTVESVLLDAMCKAGLFTNPKEARYCSAGRTDRGVHALSQVVAFNSEEDLSLQRINAFLPVDVRCWAYAMVPENFNPRRDAILRTYRYYAAWRGEDLGLMREAASLLVGTHNFKNFCKCRKGESTVRTLSSVNVELREGVLCFTFSAKSFLWGMVRRMVSVLLMVGSGLKDVDFVASLLNPEFKPREGVKPANPDGLILYDIKYPFEFTVCEKSRISFIKYLRERFYTTITLSSVYRALIEGVSPTSQSWLS; encoded by the coding sequence TTGCGTTACGCTGTTAAGCTTGCTTACATAGGAACTAATTATTTTGGTTTTCAGCGTCAACCATCAAAAGTTACAGTTGAAAGCGTCCTTCTTGATGCCATGTGCAAAGCCGGCTTATTTACTAACCCCAAGGAAGCCAGATATTGCTCTGCTGGGCGAACAGACAGAGGGGTTCACGCTTTGAGCCAAGTAGTGGCGTTCAACTCAGAGGAGGATCTTTCTTTACAAAGAATCAACGCGTTTCTTCCTGTGGACGTGCGCTGCTGGGCTTACGCCATGGTTCCTGAAAACTTTAACCCTCGAAGAGACGCCATACTGAGAACATACAGGTACTATGCTGCCTGGAGGGGGGAAGATCTGGGGCTCATGAGGGAAGCAGCCTCACTGCTAGTTGGAACACATAACTTCAAAAACTTCTGTAAGTGCCGTAAAGGCGAGTCAACTGTTAGGACGTTGAGCAGCGTCAACGTGGAGTTACGAGAAGGCGTCCTGTGCTTCACTTTCTCAGCTAAAAGCTTCCTCTGGGGTATGGTTAGACGAATGGTTTCGGTCTTGCTCATGGTGGGCTCAGGGTTGAAGGACGTCGACTTCGTCGCTTCCCTACTTAACCCCGAATTTAAGCCGAGGGAGGGGGTTAAACCGGCAAACCCGGATGGGCTAATACTCTACGATATAAAATACCCGTTCGAGTTCACTGTCTGCGAGAAAAGCCGGATCTCCTTCATAAAATACCTAAGAGAAAGATTTTACACCACGATAACGCTTTCATCGGTCTACCGTGCGTTGATTGAGGGTGTTTCGCCCACTAGCCAGTCATGGCTCTCTTAA
- a CDS encoding replication factor C large subunit yields MSRVLWVEKYAPKKVSEIVENRRAAERVAQFIANWRADQTPRALLLWGPAGVGKTASVYAAANELGYDLIEVNASDKRTLEDIQRTVGVASSFSSLVSKERRIILIDEVDGISGSEDKGGISGILEILKKTIYPVILIANDAWDPKLAPIREYCELVKYDRIRSNVITSVLARICEKEGIEADPVALRKIAENAKGDLRAAINDLQAVAEGKRRISVEDVEILSPRDQEKSVFDTLKAIFYGKSAKAISVAASMADVDHELLIQWICENAWQHMQTPRELANAYDALSKADVFLGRIRNRQHWGLLSYALTLMSAGVSLSREGSKVGAPKYQFPSWVKGLSAAKTKRRALEDLASKIGKKCHISTNEAILSYIPYLKVILESDPEKGARLIKWLGIEPEALEGIVSREVVEKIKRAMTG; encoded by the coding sequence GTGTCCAGGGTGCTGTGGGTAGAGAAGTATGCTCCGAAAAAAGTGAGCGAGATAGTTGAAAATAGAAGGGCAGCTGAAAGAGTTGCTCAGTTCATTGCAAACTGGAGGGCTGATCAGACCCCCAGAGCGCTCCTACTATGGGGACCAGCTGGCGTTGGAAAAACCGCCTCGGTCTACGCTGCCGCCAATGAGCTGGGCTACGACTTGATAGAGGTTAACGCAAGCGACAAGAGAACTTTGGAGGACATCCAGAGGACTGTTGGGGTGGCTTCTTCTTTCTCATCCCTGGTCAGTAAGGAGAGAAGGATCATACTGATAGATGAGGTTGATGGGATAAGTGGAAGCGAGGATAAAGGGGGAATAAGTGGAATACTAGAGATCTTGAAAAAGACAATTTACCCGGTCATTCTCATTGCCAACGACGCGTGGGATCCTAAACTCGCCCCGATAAGGGAATATTGCGAGCTTGTGAAATATGACAGGATTAGATCAAACGTGATAACAAGCGTCTTAGCCAGAATATGTGAAAAAGAAGGTATAGAAGCCGACCCTGTGGCACTTAGAAAGATAGCCGAGAACGCAAAGGGGGACTTAAGGGCTGCCATCAACGACCTTCAGGCGGTGGCTGAGGGGAAGCGTAGGATAAGTGTAGAGGACGTGGAGATACTTTCCCCCAGAGACCAAGAGAAAAGCGTGTTTGACACGCTTAAAGCCATTTTTTACGGAAAAAGCGCGAAGGCAATTAGTGTGGCAGCGTCAATGGCAGATGTAGACCATGAACTGCTCATCCAGTGGATATGCGAAAACGCATGGCAACACATGCAGACCCCGAGGGAGCTTGCAAACGCATATGACGCACTTTCTAAGGCAGACGTGTTCCTTGGCAGAATTAGGAATAGGCAACATTGGGGTTTGTTGTCCTACGCGCTCACTTTAATGTCTGCTGGAGTGTCACTTTCAAGGGAGGGAAGCAAGGTGGGGGCGCCGAAGTACCAGTTCCCAAGCTGGGTTAAAGGGCTAAGCGCCGCTAAAACCAAGAGGAGGGCGCTAGAAGATTTGGCGAGCAAAATAGGCAAGAAGTGCCATATTTCGACCAATGAAGCCATCCTATCGTACATACCTTACCTCAAGGTCATCCTGGAGTCAGACCCAGAAAAAGGGGCAAGACTAATCAAGTGGCTGGGTATAGAGCCCGAGGCGCTCGAGGGGATTGTTTCAAGGGAAGTTGTCGAAAAAATTAAGAGAGCCATGACTGGCTAG
- a CDS encoding replication factor C small subunit, whose product MASEEAIMWTEKYRPRTLNDMVNQAEIVSRLKMFVEKKDMPHCLFSGPPGTGKTTAALCLAHDLFGEHFQGNFLELNASDARGIDVIRGIVKDFARTMPLGDVPFKILVLDEADALTQEAQQALRRTMERFTRTCRFILVVNYSSKIIEPIQSRCALFRFSPLKREDIAKRLLYIAEMEKVELEESGLEAILYLCEGDLRRAINTLQAAAAVGGPVTADSVFMVTGKARPEEVREMLGLALKGDFVRARKMLHELLINYGLSGIDIVRQIHREIFNLDIPEKWKAQLADTVGEIDFRMSEGADEEIQLSALLAKFAYVGSQISG is encoded by the coding sequence TTGGCGAGTGAAGAGGCAATCATGTGGACTGAAAAGTATCGTCCTCGCACTCTTAATGACATGGTGAACCAGGCTGAGATCGTCTCAAGATTAAAGATGTTCGTCGAAAAGAAGGATATGCCGCACTGTCTCTTCTCCGGGCCGCCTGGGACTGGTAAGACTACGGCGGCTCTCTGCTTAGCCCACGACCTTTTTGGAGAACACTTCCAAGGAAACTTCTTGGAGCTTAACGCCAGTGACGCTAGAGGCATTGACGTAATCAGGGGCATCGTTAAGGACTTCGCCAGAACAATGCCGCTTGGAGACGTACCATTCAAAATACTAGTGCTGGATGAAGCTGACGCGCTCACTCAAGAAGCACAACAAGCTCTGCGGAGGACAATGGAGAGGTTCACTAGGACATGTAGGTTCATACTTGTGGTAAACTACTCGAGCAAAATAATAGAACCCATTCAGTCTAGATGTGCGCTCTTCAGGTTTTCGCCCTTAAAGAGAGAGGACATAGCAAAACGTTTACTCTACATAGCGGAAATGGAGAAGGTTGAACTAGAGGAGAGCGGGCTCGAGGCCATCCTCTACCTATGCGAAGGAGATCTGAGGAGGGCTATTAACACGCTTCAGGCGGCTGCAGCGGTAGGTGGTCCAGTCACTGCTGATTCCGTGTTCATGGTTACCGGGAAAGCAAGGCCTGAAGAAGTGCGTGAAATGCTCGGGTTAGCGCTTAAAGGAGACTTCGTCAGAGCGAGGAAGATGCTTCACGAACTACTGATAAACTATGGGCTTTCCGGCATAGACATTGTAAGACAGATACACAGAGAAATCTTCAACTTAGACATACCCGAGAAGTGGAAAGCTCAGTTGGCAGATACCGTCGGAGAAATAGATTTTAGAATGAGCGAAGGGGCGGACGAAGAGATACAGCTTAGTGCGCTTCTCGCGAAGTTTGCATACGTAGGATCGCAGATTAGCGGGTGA
- a CDS encoding TIM barrel protein has product MSEVLVGFAGFPFTRFTEIEEIGKIAGELRSRGLSSIELSFSRCKLFVKPGGQGLIYPSVMQAKDAKALLGGVMVGLHAPYTLVVSSPSPKRRKLAKAHFTINFKLGDALLANHLTFHCGPAVKNAEEHVKEFLKEIMKVREEHGYTVMPAPEVAGKKGNFAGFEVIVRVAGEVGCLICWDIAHDYALGGLLTTREGILKRLELLDDNVKVKGCRIPVHLSGVIATRRGERRHVSLEEGGVPWMFFLSVLREQNYLGKVVLFCESRSGRGIEGRLDEAARILNFLKSGESVAAYRDKTRIDGFFA; this is encoded by the coding sequence ATGTCAGAGGTTCTTGTCGGTTTCGCCGGTTTCCCTTTTACAAGGTTTACCGAGATAGAGGAGATTGGAAAAATTGCGGGAGAGTTGAGGAGTAGGGGGTTGAGTTCAATTGAGCTCTCCTTTTCGCGGTGTAAGTTATTCGTTAAGCCTGGAGGTCAGGGGCTTATTTATCCCTCTGTGATGCAAGCCAAGGATGCTAAGGCGCTTCTTGGGGGAGTGATGGTAGGGCTGCATGCGCCTTACACACTTGTTGTTTCGTCGCCTAGTCCGAAGAGGAGAAAGCTGGCTAAGGCACATTTTACTATTAATTTCAAGCTTGGCGACGCGCTTCTAGCAAATCATTTAACTTTCCATTGTGGGCCAGCGGTTAAGAACGCCGAAGAACATGTAAAAGAGTTCTTGAAGGAAATTATGAAGGTTAGGGAGGAGCACGGGTATACAGTGATGCCTGCTCCCGAGGTTGCAGGTAAGAAGGGGAACTTTGCAGGTTTTGAGGTCATTGTAAGAGTGGCGGGTGAGGTTGGGTGCCTTATATGCTGGGATATCGCTCACGACTATGCCCTCGGAGGGCTTTTGACGACGAGGGAGGGGATTTTAAAAAGGTTGGAGCTTTTAGACGATAACGTAAAAGTGAAAGGATGTAGGATACCGGTTCACCTCTCAGGGGTGATAGCCACTAGAAGAGGTGAGAGGAGGCACGTTTCACTGGAGGAGGGTGGGGTTCCCTGGATGTTCTTTCTCTCAGTTTTGCGGGAGCAAAACTACCTTGGGAAAGTAGTCTTGTTCTGTGAGTCGAGGTCCGGGAGAGGGATTGAGGGAAGGCTTGACGAAGCTGCAAGAATACTTAACTTCCTCAAGAGTGGTGAAAGTGTTGCGGCTTACAGGGACAAAACGAGAATTGACGGCTTTTTCGCATGA
- a CDS encoding TIGR00269 family protein, with protein sequence MKCDHEAVVYRPYSGEMLCKRCFTESVENKVRRTISRYKMLNPESRIAVAVSGGKDSLVLLHILAKLERRFPRSELIAITVDEGIEGYRKESLEIVEENVRQLKVPWVKTSFKELFGKTLDEIIQAAGEKHGEKRLGACTYCGVLRRRAINTLAVSVGADVVATAHNLDDEAQTVLMNILKGDLTHFLRNRPTRKNIEGFVPRIKPLRDVPEEEVVLYAFFNRIHYHETPCPYHAEAYRDDVRNFLNRMEAERPGTKYNIVRIHEKILQLLPEEEARTVTCVKCGQPASGEKCKVCLLLEEIITE encoded by the coding sequence ATGAAGTGCGATCATGAGGCAGTAGTTTACCGCCCCTACTCCGGGGAGATGCTCTGTAAAAGATGCTTCACAGAATCTGTTGAAAACAAAGTTAGGAGGACCATTTCACGCTACAAAATGCTCAATCCAGAGAGCAGAATAGCTGTCGCTGTCTCGGGAGGAAAGGACAGTTTAGTCCTCCTCCACATACTTGCAAAGCTTGAAAGACGCTTTCCGAGAAGCGAGCTTATAGCGATAACTGTCGACGAAGGAATAGAAGGCTACAGAAAAGAGTCGCTCGAAATAGTAGAGGAGAATGTCAGGCAGCTTAAAGTCCCCTGGGTAAAGACCTCTTTCAAGGAGCTGTTCGGAAAAACCTTGGATGAGATAATTCAGGCGGCAGGCGAGAAGCATGGTGAGAAAAGACTTGGCGCATGCACCTATTGCGGTGTTCTCAGGAGAAGGGCAATAAATACCCTGGCAGTCAGTGTAGGTGCCGATGTCGTAGCGACAGCTCACAACCTAGATGACGAAGCACAAACAGTCCTCATGAATATCTTAAAAGGAGATTTAACTCACTTTTTGAGGAATAGGCCCACTCGTAAGAACATAGAGGGCTTCGTTCCACGCATAAAGCCCTTGAGAGATGTACCAGAAGAAGAGGTGGTCCTCTACGCCTTCTTCAACCGCATACACTATCATGAAACGCCTTGCCCTTACCACGCTGAAGCATACAGGGACGACGTAAGAAACTTCCTCAACAGGATGGAGGCAGAAAGGCCGGGGACAAAATACAACATAGTGAGAATTCATGAAAAAATACTTCAACTCTTGCCAGAAGAAGAGGCGAGAACGGTTACTTGTGTAAAATGTGGTCAGCCTGCCTCCGGGGAGAAATGTAAAGTCTGCTTGTTGCTTGAAGAAATCATAACAGAGTAA
- a CDS encoding site-2 protease family protein produces MIEEWQFVALILLIFWSGVMAAGKLLKLEKYGFTVLPFAVVWRTTRLNNILSRIALRAPRLWRALGDASIPLSYSALGYGVYLLFLNLVNAFFQPQHSYPIVPLIPGITITWFSFLYAAVGIIVTLVLHELAHGLTAKAEGIPIKSSGLLFVLFMPGGFIEVDEEAMEKVRTRSRVRVLSSGSAVNLATALIALLVLANFQAVISPWYGPSLGVIVTGVDSHSFAYGKLFPSTILFAINGTPIPSPAALDLYLLNVKPFDTLKLTTSIGEITVTAGINPRAPYKGYIGIMYPQPFYLPYPSSWWLGYTFPNHVYMVIQWIFIVSFSVSIINMMPVPALDGDKILKEAVSLVVSERKGLCFFGRKVSMRKFAINAARAATICLLVLNALIPLMKTGFIPL; encoded by the coding sequence GTGATTGAAGAGTGGCAGTTTGTAGCCCTAATCTTACTCATATTCTGGAGTGGAGTGATGGCTGCAGGTAAATTGCTTAAGCTTGAAAAATACGGGTTCACAGTACTTCCTTTCGCAGTCGTTTGGCGCACAACTAGACTCAACAATATCCTGTCAAGGATAGCGCTTAGGGCGCCACGTTTGTGGCGCGCGCTCGGTGACGCATCCATACCCCTAAGCTACTCTGCCTTAGGATATGGAGTGTACCTTCTATTCTTAAACCTAGTAAACGCCTTCTTCCAGCCGCAGCATTCCTACCCCATAGTACCTTTGATACCGGGAATTACTATTACTTGGTTTAGCTTTCTCTACGCTGCAGTTGGAATAATCGTTACGCTAGTACTTCACGAGTTGGCTCATGGTCTGACAGCTAAGGCGGAGGGCATACCTATAAAATCGTCTGGCTTGCTTTTTGTACTCTTCATGCCAGGAGGATTTATAGAAGTAGATGAAGAGGCCATGGAAAAGGTAAGAACACGTTCGAGAGTCAGAGTTTTAAGCTCCGGCTCAGCAGTTAACTTGGCCACAGCGCTCATAGCCCTTCTAGTACTGGCGAACTTTCAAGCAGTAATTTCGCCCTGGTATGGTCCATCTTTAGGCGTCATTGTGACAGGCGTGGATTCACACTCCTTTGCGTATGGAAAGCTTTTCCCTTCAACCATACTGTTTGCCATAAACGGGACTCCAATACCGTCTCCTGCCGCTCTCGACTTATACCTTTTAAACGTTAAACCCTTCGACACGCTCAAACTAACAACTAGCATAGGTGAGATCACTGTAACCGCTGGGATTAACCCGAGGGCGCCTTACAAGGGGTACATAGGGATTATGTATCCACAACCGTTCTACTTGCCATACCCCAGCTCCTGGTGGCTGGGTTACACTTTTCCAAACCACGTTTACATGGTCATCCAATGGATTTTCATCGTATCCTTCAGCGTTTCAATTATAAACATGATGCCTGTTCCAGCACTCGACGGAGATAAAATACTCAAAGAAGCAGTTTCTCTTGTAGTCTCTGAGAGGAAAGGCTTGTGCTTCTTCGGAAGGAAAGTTTCAATGAGGAAGTTTGCCATAAACGCGGCGAGGGCGGCGACTATATGTTTGCTAGTCCTAAATGCTTTAATTCCATTGATGAAAACAGGATTCATTCCGCTCTAA